In Drosophila santomea strain STO CAGO 1482 chromosome 2L, Prin_Dsan_1.1, whole genome shotgun sequence, a single window of DNA contains:
- the LOC120458798 gene encoding trichohyalin, with amino-acid sequence MRLFVIAVLALGSARAFSVIRTQPHPQLVAYAPARGEFPVVSALAQGYVRYYDGTGAERLLPYSYPEPLNGIRDLSTSSLVRSGMEQESQQVALFRAWCEQRYQAMRLELDRLKAQGQKPSASMLAQFEPLEQIVKFSAFEAVPGLSPEVQRARDEQLRIWNEARLEVLRAEQAQQLLGQSPEYQTKTEKIQPLQQQVVPIQENVLIKTATQYAPQPVEETPEVKLARQEHQKQFDEALLRQPAQESNILKTIPGIQQPITTQPQPIIKTATTTFETPAAGQPQGIFQRGSFTDQQTPQPIGETPEVKKAREEHLKLFNEALLRQPAATADPILKNTPTKHDQSQSFTFPENKGPQPIQETPEVLRAREEHLKQFSEAILRQSVEVQQQPLTSTAPILSFAPQAILKSPIAEAPQPVQDTPEVKLAREQHLMLLNQAKVQAEDKVADIADMIRLEEREREKERLQELELRKQEEKEAELVRQQEADRLREETRIMEAERMKIEQEDRLRLESEQQELLQLKANSIPVPEKDTPEYLRKAEQFKIINNQVQPQQQQPNIVTQQQQVQNGFFLRIQTNQPSTAPVSTPALLLPETGSNPFLVRYTTKPAEVQLPLQALQPLPTPIASVLKQQISYSSTSPSELEKATREHFRAHEIALEQLRLANLRNPWTPDCQH; translated from the coding sequence ATGCGGCTTTTCGTGATCGCCGTTCTGGCCCTAGGTTCCGCAAGGGCCTTCTCTGTGATCCGCACCCAGCCCCATCCGCAGCTGGTGGCCTACGCCCCGGCCAGAGGGGAGTTCCCCGTGGTGAGTGCTTTGGCCCAGGGCTACGTCCGCTACTACGATGGCACGGGAGCAGAGCGACTGCTGCCCTACAGCTACCCGGAACCGCTGAACGGCATCCGGGATCTGTCCACCTCCAGTCTCGTCCGCTCCGGCATGGAGCAGGAGAGCCAACAGGTCGCCCTGTTCCGTGCCTGGTGCGAGCAGCGCTACCAGGCCATGCGCCTGGAACTGGATCGCCTGAAGGCCCAGGGCCAGAAGCCATCGGCCAGCATGCTTGCGCAGTTTGAGCCTCTGGAGCAGATCGTCAAGTTTTCCGCCTTCGAGGCCGTTCCCGGTCTGTCCCCGGAGGTCCAGCGTGCCCGAGATGAGCAGTTACGCATTTGGAACGAGGCCAGGCTGGAGGTGCTGCGTGCCGAACAGGCTCAGCAGCTGCTCGGCCAGTCCCCGGAGTACCAGACCAAGACGGAGAAGATCCAGCCTCTGCAGCAACAGGTTGTTCCCATCCAGGAGAACGTACTGATCAAAACCGCCACTCAGTACGCTCCTCAACCCGTCGAGGAGACGCCGGAAGTGAAATTGGCACGCCAGGAACACCAGAAGCAGTTCGATGAGGCCCTCCTCCGGCAGCCTGCCCAGGAATCCAATATCCTTAAAACCATTCCTGGAATTCAGCAGCCAATCACGACCCAGCCTCAGCCGATCATCAAGACCGCGACAACCACCTTTGAGACCCCTGCAGCTGGCCAACCCCAGGGCATCTTCCAGAGGGGCAGCTTCACAGATCAGCAGACCCCACAGCCCATAGGCGAAACTCCAGAAGTGAAGAAAGCTCGCGAGGAGCACCTTAAGTTATTCAATGAGGCCCTGCTCCGTCAACCTGCTGCCACCGCAGATCCCATTCTGAAGAACACGCCTACCAAGCACGATCAGTCCCAATCCTTCACCTTCCCAGAAAACAAAGGTCCTCAGCCTATCCAGGAAACCCCAGAGGTCCTGCGCGCTCGGGAGGAGCATCTGAAGCAGTTCAGCGAGGCCATCCTGCGACAGTCAGTCGAAGTCCAACAGCAGCCACTGACTTCCACCGCGCCCATTTTATCTTTCGCTCCCCAGGCCATTCTTAAGAGCCCCATTGCCGAGGCACCGCAACCCGTCCAGGACACTCCGGAGGTCAAGCTGGCCCGTGAGCAGCACCTAATGCTCCTCAATCAGGCAAAAGTCCAGGCCGAGGACAAGGTGGCCGACATTGCGGACATGATTCGTCTGGAGGAGCGCGAGCGGGAGAAGGAGCGTttgcaggagctggagctgcgcAAGCAGGAGGAGAAGGAAGCCGAACTGGTCCGCCAGCAGGAGGCagatcgtctgcgcgaggAAACTCGCATTATGGAGGCCGAGCGTATGAAAATCGAGCAAGAAGATCGCCTCCGGTTGGAGAGTGAACAGCAGGAGCTGCTCCAGTTGAAGGCTAACTCCATCCCCGTTCCCGAGAAGGACACTCCCGAGTACCTGCGCAAGGCGGAGCAGTTCAAGATCATCAACAACCAGGTGCagccccagcagcagcaacccaACATCGTgacccagcagcagcaggtgcaaaATGGCTTCTTCCTGCGCATCCAAACCAACCAGCCATCCACCGCACCAGTGAGCACTCCTGCCCTGCTGCTTCCCGAGACGGGCTCCAATCCCTTCCTGGTCCGATACACCACCAAGCCAGCAGAGGTGCAGCTTCCTCTGCAGGCGCTCCAGCCTCTACCCACGCCCATTGCCTCCGTACTGAAGCAGCAGATTAGCTACAGCTCCACGTCCCCCAGTGAACTGGAGAAAGCCACCCGGGAGCACTTCCGCGCCCACGAGATCGCCCTGGAGCAGCTACGACTGGCCAACCTGAGGAACCCCTGGACTCCAGACTGTCAGCACTAG
- the LOC120458173 gene encoding peregrin translates to MGLDFDAVEYCKGVKTQQSQPPFACPVRGCDRSYKTIMGLQYHLMKYDHDNPQPLTPVLTPSRKKARSRSGGHHLTPRPHKDHPTPGGGGAEARNGCSLASAGDGSATGVSARQYANPESLVSYNEEEATVTFNLDGKSVRLGIDDALPLVEDEEFAALVARGCILNADAPPVEENAPWARVQVPVARVAEIPDYRVSDAPPRPLAYYRFIEKSLEELDGEVEYDVDEEDSAWLEHMNEERQRLGLNAVGIDTMELLMDRLEKESHFQAAANGTPTGVEVDDDAVCCICLDGECQNTNVILFCDMCNLAVHQDCYGVPYIPEGQWLCRRCLQSPSKPVNCVLCPNAGGAFKQTDHGQWAHVVCALWIPEVRFANTVFLEPIDSIETIPPARWRLTCYVCKEKGLGACIQCHRNSCYAAFHVTCAQQAGLYMTMDTVKDGHNDSSMHVQKFAYCHAHTPADAKLKMNVPDFEDTRHKMREARKALAKKRSTAPVVLIPTIPPDRVQEIATMVTMQRKKEFLDRIIAYWTLKRHYRNGVPLLRRLQSQGNNHGVIQRNGIEGSPDTGELYRQLKYWQCLRQDLERARLLCELVRKREKLKVAFVRISEEVVMLQLNPLEAALNKLLDALEARDSMQIFREPVDTSEVPDYTDIVKQPMDLGTMRAKLKECQYTSLEQLEADFDLMIQNCLAYNNKDTVFYRAGIRMRDQAAPLFVQVRKELQRDGLLERSQRFHVDHVEAEVEQELRLLLAAPASEGVVQKLLILADKSQVLKNPTYRTKKIKQIRLEISRMRKSIQKARFAARHSSHANQSQSDDEDTLGGSPSKKRTRKRFNSSGVDMELGHDDDDEEEDSDEDSMGEDNVSKDMLNSTQTPPCSPIKSLNNSSSPVGINRRTAILLTRKAQAALKRPSEPLTTPVKEEQHNSQSSNTQSTSGSSSSATTAATAASSGTGTLNHVLASAPPTVSSFALTQNNSSGGGALSSSVGAAATGSLTSTALTINSKLSASLPVKSPKRPGRYRRVPEVRHSSSMSPKKSPNPAVTVSQALLMPEPLPFERIPDSFRVYRANNQRDVSDSDDAPSQSSSRCSSCSDFSMSGSCSDFDSDEASEGDADGDPDRDGGRSRSEERDSTSQEGTTDAMDMQHASLNNVKGNNGNMAISSSSGGSGGSSSDDEEDRPLSSRQNKAVKVGPRGTTTPTTMARAVGLTAARGRGKRRSNLSESTSSTATPPPLLRRAGKLRSATPNASPLVNNIKARRNTTAAGSATLTNNNRSKHSEDSASSERHNNHSHGQKPALEPLQLVWAKCRGYPWYPALILDPKTPKGFVYNGVPLPAPPTDVLALRKNCLDEIVFLVLFFDVKRTWQWLPANKLDILGIDKQLDQQKLVESRKPAERKAVKKAYQDALHYQSQVSDLEGQGPDPIM, encoded by the exons ATGGGCCTCGATTTCGACGCAGTGGAGTACTGCAAGGGGGTGAAGACCCAGCAGTCCCAGCCGCCTTTCGCCTGTCCCGTCCGCGGCTGCGACCGCAGCTACAAGACCATCATGGGTCTGCAGTACCATCTTATGAAGTACGACCACGACAACCCACAGCCACTCACACCCGTGCTGACTCCCAGCCGCAAGAAGGCGCGCTCACGCTCCGGCGGCCACCATTTGACACCTCGTCCGCACAAGGATCATCCCACGCCCGGTGGCGGCGGAGCTGAGGCCAGAAACGGCTGCTCCTTGGCCAGCGCAGGAGATGGATCGGCGACCGGAGTCTCCGCCCGGCAGTACGCCAATCCAGAATCACTGGTGTCCTACAACGAGGAGGAGGCCACGGTGACGTTTAACTTAGACGGGAAAAGCGTGCGCCTGGGCATCGACGACGCCCTACCGCTTGTGGAAGATGAGGAGTTCGCCGCCCTGGTGGCCAGGGGCTGTATTCTAAATGCCGACGCACCACCGGTGGAGGAGAACGCGCCCTGGGCAAGGGTCCAGGTGCCTGTGGCCAGAGTAGCCGAGATTCCGGACTACCGAGTGTCCGACGCCCCGCCACGGCCACTGGCCTACTATCGCTTTATCGAGAAGTCACTGGAGGAGCTGGACGGCGAGGTGGAGTACGACGTGGACGAGGAGGACTCCGCCTGGCTGGAGCACATGAACGAGGAGCGTCAGCGACTCGGCCTCAACGCCGTAGGCATCGACACAATGGAGCTGCTGATGGACCGGCTAGAGAAGGAGTCCCACTTTCAGGCGGCGGCCAACGGCACACCGACAGGCGTCGAGGTAGACGACGACGCAGTCTGCTGCATTTGCCTCGACGGCGAGTGCCAAAACACCAACGTGATACTTTTCTGCGACATGTGCAACCTAGCGGTACACCAGGACTGCTATGGTGTCCCCTATATCCCGGAAGGACAGTGGCTATGCCGCCGATGTTTGCAGTCACCCAGTAAGCCGGTGAACTGTGTGCTCTGTCCCAATGCGGGAGGCGCATTCAAGCAGACGGACCACGGCCAGTGGGCGCACGTGGTATGTGCGCTGTGGATACCCGAAGTGCGATTTGCCAACACCGTCTTCCTGGAGCCAATAG ATTCAATTGAGACCATTCCCCCCGCTCGTTGGCGACTCACCTGCTACGTGTGCAAGGAGAAAGGTTTGGGAGCCTGCATCCAGTGTCACCGGAACAGCTGCTACGCCGCCTTCCACGTTACATGCGCACAGCAAGCGGGACTCTACATGACCATGGACACGGTTAAGGATGGGCACAATGATTCGTCAATGCATGTTCAGAAGTTTGCctactgccacgcccacacgccAGCGGACGCTAAGCTAAAGATGAACGTGCCTGACTTTGAGGACACGCGCCATAAAATGCGGGAGGCGCGCAAGGCTTTGGCCAAGAAGCGCTCAACAGCTCCCGTGGTGCTGATTCCGACTATTCCGCCGGACCGCGTTCAGGAGATAGCCACCATGGTGACGATGCAGCGTAAGAAGGAGTTCCTTGACCGCATTATCGCCTATTGGACGCTTAAGCGACACTATCGCAATGGGGTGCCTCTCCTACGACGCTTGCAGAGTCAAGGGAATAACCACGGCGTGATTCAACGCAACGGCATTGAAGGATCGCCGGACACCGGTGAGTTGTACCGCCAACTTAAATACTGGCAGTGCCTTCGGCAGGATCTGGAGCGAGCGCGCCTTCTGTGCGAGTTGGTGCGCAAGCGCGAGAAGCTGAAAGTGGCTTTTGTTCGCATTTCCGAGGAGGTGGTAATGCTGCAGCTCAATCCGCTGGAGGCGGCACTAAACAAGCTACTGGATGCTCTGGAGGCGCGAGACAGCATGCAGATTTTCCGAGAACCTGTGGACACCAGCGAGGTGCCCGATTACACCGACATTGTGAAACAACCCATGGATCTGGGCACGATGAGGGCTAAGCTGAAGGAGTGTCAGTATACCTCGCTGGAGCAGTTAGAAGCTGACTTCGACCTTATGATTCAGAACTGTTTGGCGTACAATAACAAGGATACGGTGTTCTATCGTGCTGGAATACGCATGCGCGACCAGGCTGCACCTCTCTTTGTCCAGGTGAGGAAGGAACTGCAGAGGGATGGCCTGCTGGAGCGATCACAGCGCTTTCACGTCGACCACGTGGAAGCGGAGGTGGAACAGGAGCTACGCTTGCTGCTGGCGGCGCCGGCCAGCGAAGGCGTCGTCCAGAAGCTGCTCATTCTAGCCGACAAGTCGCAGGTCCTGAAGAACCCGACCTATCgcaccaaaaaaataaagcagaTTCGGTTGGAGATTTCGCGAATGCGCAAAAGCATCCAGAAGGCGAGATTTGCAGCA CGACACTCCTCACACGCTAATCAATCCCAAAGTGACGATGAAGACACGTTGGGCGGTTCGCCTTCTAAAAAGCGCACCCGGAAACGTTTCAATAGCAGTGGTGTGGACATGGAACTGGGGcacgatgacgatgatgaagAGGAGGATTCTGATGAGGACTCGATGGGCGAGGATAATGTGTCTAAAGACATGCTCAATTCCACGCAAACGCCGCCCTGCAGCCCCATTAAGAGTTTGAACAACAGTAGCTCTCCCGTAGGCATCAATCGAAG AACCGCCATATTGTTAACGCGCAAGGCACAGGCTGCCCTCAAGAGACCATCGGAACCTTTGACGACGCCTGTGAAAGAGGAGCAGCACAATTCACAGTCGTCCAACACTCAATCTACCAGCGGTAGCTCATCCTCCGCCACCACGGCGGCCACGGCAGCGTCTAGTGGAACGGGCACCCTGAATCACGTCCTCGCCTCCGCACCGCCAACTGTCTCTAGTTTTGCGTTGACGCAGAATAACAGCAGTGGTGGTGGAGCATTGTCCTCCTCAGTCGGAGCCGCTGCCACTGGAAGTTTGACCTCTACGGCCCTCACAATCAACAGCAAGCTAAGCGCGAGTCTGCCCGTCAAGTCGCCCAAAAGGCCAGGACGCTATCGTCGGGTGCCGGAAGTGAGGCACAGCTCCTCCATGTCCCCAAAGAAGTCCCCCAATCCGGCGGTAACCGTCAGTCAGGCGCTACTCATGCCCGAGCCCCTACCCTTTGAACGAATACCGGACAGTTTCCGGGTGTACAGAGCCAACAATCAGCGCGACGTTAGTGACAGCGACGACGCTCCCTCGCAGTCGAGCAGTCGGTGCAGCAGTTGCTCTGACTTCAGCATGTCGGGCAGTTGCTCTGATTTCGACAGCGATGAGGCAAGCGAAGGCGATGCTGATGGAGACCCCGATAGAGATGGCGGAAGAAGTCGCAGCGAGGAGAGAGACTCCACGTCCCAGGAGGGCACCACTGACGCCATGGACATGCAGCACGCCAGCCTAAACAATGTTAAGGGAAACAACGGCAACATGGCcattagcagcagcagcggtggAAGTGGTGGCAGTTCCAGCGACGATGAAGAGGACCGGCCATTGAGCTCGCGGCAGAACAAGGCGGTAAAGGTGGGCCCGCGAGGCACAACCACTCCAACGACAATGGCACGAGCAGTAGGCTTGACAGCGGCACGGGGACGTGGCAAGCGGCGAAGCAATCTCAGTGAGTCGACCAGCTCCACTGCCACGCCGCCGCCTCTGTTGCGAAGAGCCGGTAAGCTGCGGTCAGCCACGCCCAACGCCTCTCCTCTAGTGAACAATATCAAGGCGCGTAGGAACACCACGGCGGCTGGCAGTGCAACTCTCACGAATAACAATCGCAGCAAGCACAGTGAGGATTCCGCATCGTCGGAGAGGCACAATAACCACTCGCACGGCCAGAAGCCGGCGTTGGAGCCGCTTCAGCTTGTTTGGGCCAAGTGCCGTGGCTATCCTTGGTATCCCGCCCTCATACTTGATCCCAAGACGCCCAAGGGATTTGTGTACAACGGAGTCCCCTTGCCCGCCCCACCCACCGATGTCCTGGCTCTGCGGAAGAACTGCCTGGACGAGATTGTGTTCCTGGTGCTTTTCTTTGATGTGAAACGCACCTGGCAGTGGCTGCCGGCCAACAAGCTAGACATCCTCGGGATCGACAAGCAGCTTGACCAGCAAAAGCTGGTGGAGTCGCGAAAGCCGGCGGAGCGGAAGGCCGTAAAGAAAGCGTACCAGGATGCGCTACACTACCAGAGCCAAGTCTCCGACTTGGAGGGTCAAGGACCCGATCCGATCATGTGA
- the LOC120458182 gene encoding inner centromere protein isoform X1, whose protein sequence is MEDILGVLGSLSDLRSELEVLRKAHFEELDHLFYGTVHAEAEVKTRNSPPAAKSLENSSVTPQQTKKRPKRLSSLAEDQNEPEAAPDATARQGTRVSNSQLLAIAEDEHNSTASLMPPPPVPVSADTTIGSGRPQRAAKTKSEKLLKEPSLNRKMRRPSNEELVKIKVESEQRVSQFNSSTSGRASEEKKLAEPELEDSAAVQQKPSAEDSVTEDVNTTKTLRVKIKREKLSGEGVAPLTDAVPAAEATPVTTGAARPDDTVASNTTTSADVSKKGRKKKKDVEGHRPIKIERFSDLDKSLPVSSRTRKCSSDSRMNEERSIYKDALEGPPAAEQSVAAAGPPAVNETVTISNATMVLGPAPTSESPIGPAGDATFEVHTSDKKPPLSKQDSLLTEDESVEEKLPTTKLLSSIKAIKLPTRTHELFNPLLQSPVKMRVEAFENAANAQNMRPKRGKDLQGTPGSNNTPKIGKLPAPTMGRFFTPTQTSSTLPLSSAQPKKGPASASKATSLMKTATGTNLRSVNSTSTKTLSRENSGDDFRKGLHNLAEERKKLREQKHQLAAQQREAKERERAERMAKLAAERAKKQEERKRIEERKRQELEELQRKMRQQEEAEALKKAKLKELEQQKLQQLTGAKPKKMLPPPPKTKYTWEMLHEDDSTDDEGKVTHKRPPAPTWSRSHVRGEAIAMQSHCPTDIIDSFFSVAPTTPDLKQIFPNIDPSQLKRNSSVLWSTPPRYSELPKY, encoded by the exons ATGGAGGACATCTTGGGCGTGCTGGGCTCGCTTTCGGACCTGCGCTCTGAGCTCGAGGTCCTGCGCAAG GCCCACTTTGAGGAGCTGGACCACCTCTTCTACGGCACCGTCCATGCGGAGGCGGAGGTCAAAACAAGGAACTCTCCTCCGGCAGCGAAGAGTCTGGAGAACTCTTCGGTGACACCGCAGCAGACGAAAAAGCGCCCCAAGCGACTGTCCTCATTGGCCGAGGATCAGAATGAGCCCGAGG CAGCTCCAGACGCCACGGCCCGTCAAGGCACTCGGGTCAGCAACTCCCAGCTGTTGGCCATTGCCGAGGACGAGCACAACTCCACGGCCTCGCTGATGCCGCCTCCGCCTGTGCCCGTCTCGGCGGACACCACCATCGGCTCCGGAAGGCCACAGCGCGCCGCCAAGACTAAGAGCGAGAAATTACTTAAGGAGCCCTCGCTCAACCGTAAGATGCGCAGGCCCAGCAACGAGGAACTCGTAAAGATCAAGGTTGAGAGCGAGCAGCGAGTCTCCCAGTTCAACAGCTCTACCAGTGGACGGGCGTCAGAGGAGAAGAAACTGGCGGAGCCAGAACTAGAAGACTCAGCAGCAGTGCAGCAAAAGCCTTCGGCGGAGGACTCAGTCACAGAGGACGTCAACACCACCAAGACACTCCGCGTAAAGATAAAACGCGAGAAACTGAGCGGCGAAGGAGTGGCCCCGTTAACTGATGCGGTCCCCGCGGCAGAAGCGACCCCCGTAACAACGGGGGCAGCACGACCGGACGATACGGTGGCAAGCAACACAACGACGTCCGCAGATGTCTCCAAGAAGGGccgcaagaagaagaaggacgTGGAAGGCCACCGACCCATCAAGATAGAACGCTTCAGCGACCTAGACAAAAGCTTGCCAGTCTCTTCGCGCACACGCAAGTGTAGCAGCGATTCGCGAATGAATGAGGAGCGTTCCATATACAAGGACGCTCTCGAGGGTCCGCCCGCTGCAGAGCAATCTGTGGCTGCAGCTGGTCCGCCTGCTGTCAATGAGACCGTAACAATTTCCAACGCCACCATGGTACTGGGTCCGGCGCCAACGAGCGAAAGCCCAATAGGACCGGCTGGGGATGCCACTTTTGAGGTTCACACCAGCGACAAGAAGCCACCTCTGAGTAAGCAAGACAGCCTCCTAACGGAGGACGAGTCGGTGGAGGAGAAACTGCCGACGACCAAGCTGCTCTCGAGCATCAAGGCTATAAAACTGCCTACCCGTACACATGAGCTGTTCAA CCCACTGCTTCAGAGTCCGGTGAAAATGCGCGTGGAGGCGTTTGAGAATGCGGCAAATGCACAGAACATGCGTCCTAAGCGTGGAAAAGATCTG CAGGGCACTCCAGGATCAAACAACACTCCCAAAATTGGCAAGCTGCCTGCTCCGACTATGGGACGCTTTTTCACGCCCACTCAAACGAGCAGCACGCTTCCATTAAGCTCGGCGCAGCCCAAAAAGGGACCAGCCAGCGCGTCTAAGGCCACTTCTCTGATGAAGACTGCCACCGGTACGAACCTGAGGTCGGTCAACTCTACGTCCACAAAAACGCTGTCGCGCGAGAACAGCGGGGACGACTTCCGTAAGGGCCTGCACAACCTGGCGGAAGAGCGCAAGAAGCTGCGCGAGCAAAAACACCAGCTGGCTGCCCAGCAACGCGAAGCCAAGGAACGGGAGCGGGCAGAGCGTATGGCCAAGTTGGCCGCCGAGCGCGCCAAAAAGCAGGAGGAGCGAAAGCGGATTGAGGAGCGTAAGCGGCAAGAACTGGAGGAGTTGCAGCGGAAGATGCGCCAGCAAGAGGAAGCTGAGGCCCTCAAAAAGGCCAAGCtcaaggagctggagcagcagaagctgcagcagctaACCGGCGCCAAGCCCAAGAAGATGCTTCCGCCACCGCCGAAAACCAAGTACACCTGGGAGATGCTACACGAGGACGACTCCACTGACGACGAGGGAAAGGTTACCCACAAGCGTCCTCCCGCGCCCACCTGGAGTCGCA GCCACGTGAGGGGAGAGGCAATTGCTATGCAGAGCCACTGCCCAACCGACATCATCGACAGCTTCTTCTCGGTGGCGCCCACTACGCCGGACCTGAAGCAGATATTCCCGAACATCGACCCCAGCCAGCTGAAGCGAAACTCCAGCGTCCTGTGGTCCACGCCGCCACGTTATTCCGAGCTGCCGAAATACTAG
- the LOC120458182 gene encoding inner centromere protein isoform X2 — MEDILGVLGSLSDLRSELEVLRKAHFEELDHLFYGTVHAEAEVKTRNSPPAAKSLENSSVTPQQTKKRPKRLSSLAEDQNEPEAPDATARQGTRVSNSQLLAIAEDEHNSTASLMPPPPVPVSADTTIGSGRPQRAAKTKSEKLLKEPSLNRKMRRPSNEELVKIKVESEQRVSQFNSSTSGRASEEKKLAEPELEDSAAVQQKPSAEDSVTEDVNTTKTLRVKIKREKLSGEGVAPLTDAVPAAEATPVTTGAARPDDTVASNTTTSADVSKKGRKKKKDVEGHRPIKIERFSDLDKSLPVSSRTRKCSSDSRMNEERSIYKDALEGPPAAEQSVAAAGPPAVNETVTISNATMVLGPAPTSESPIGPAGDATFEVHTSDKKPPLSKQDSLLTEDESVEEKLPTTKLLSSIKAIKLPTRTHELFNPLLQSPVKMRVEAFENAANAQNMRPKRGKDLQGTPGSNNTPKIGKLPAPTMGRFFTPTQTSSTLPLSSAQPKKGPASASKATSLMKTATGTNLRSVNSTSTKTLSRENSGDDFRKGLHNLAEERKKLREQKHQLAAQQREAKERERAERMAKLAAERAKKQEERKRIEERKRQELEELQRKMRQQEEAEALKKAKLKELEQQKLQQLTGAKPKKMLPPPPKTKYTWEMLHEDDSTDDEGKVTHKRPPAPTWSRSHVRGEAIAMQSHCPTDIIDSFFSVAPTTPDLKQIFPNIDPSQLKRNSSVLWSTPPRYSELPKY; from the exons ATGGAGGACATCTTGGGCGTGCTGGGCTCGCTTTCGGACCTGCGCTCTGAGCTCGAGGTCCTGCGCAAG GCCCACTTTGAGGAGCTGGACCACCTCTTCTACGGCACCGTCCATGCGGAGGCGGAGGTCAAAACAAGGAACTCTCCTCCGGCAGCGAAGAGTCTGGAGAACTCTTCGGTGACACCGCAGCAGACGAAAAAGCGCCCCAAGCGACTGTCCTCATTGGCCGAGGATCAGAATGAGCCCGAGG CTCCAGACGCCACGGCCCGTCAAGGCACTCGGGTCAGCAACTCCCAGCTGTTGGCCATTGCCGAGGACGAGCACAACTCCACGGCCTCGCTGATGCCGCCTCCGCCTGTGCCCGTCTCGGCGGACACCACCATCGGCTCCGGAAGGCCACAGCGCGCCGCCAAGACTAAGAGCGAGAAATTACTTAAGGAGCCCTCGCTCAACCGTAAGATGCGCAGGCCCAGCAACGAGGAACTCGTAAAGATCAAGGTTGAGAGCGAGCAGCGAGTCTCCCAGTTCAACAGCTCTACCAGTGGACGGGCGTCAGAGGAGAAGAAACTGGCGGAGCCAGAACTAGAAGACTCAGCAGCAGTGCAGCAAAAGCCTTCGGCGGAGGACTCAGTCACAGAGGACGTCAACACCACCAAGACACTCCGCGTAAAGATAAAACGCGAGAAACTGAGCGGCGAAGGAGTGGCCCCGTTAACTGATGCGGTCCCCGCGGCAGAAGCGACCCCCGTAACAACGGGGGCAGCACGACCGGACGATACGGTGGCAAGCAACACAACGACGTCCGCAGATGTCTCCAAGAAGGGccgcaagaagaagaaggacgTGGAAGGCCACCGACCCATCAAGATAGAACGCTTCAGCGACCTAGACAAAAGCTTGCCAGTCTCTTCGCGCACACGCAAGTGTAGCAGCGATTCGCGAATGAATGAGGAGCGTTCCATATACAAGGACGCTCTCGAGGGTCCGCCCGCTGCAGAGCAATCTGTGGCTGCAGCTGGTCCGCCTGCTGTCAATGAGACCGTAACAATTTCCAACGCCACCATGGTACTGGGTCCGGCGCCAACGAGCGAAAGCCCAATAGGACCGGCTGGGGATGCCACTTTTGAGGTTCACACCAGCGACAAGAAGCCACCTCTGAGTAAGCAAGACAGCCTCCTAACGGAGGACGAGTCGGTGGAGGAGAAACTGCCGACGACCAAGCTGCTCTCGAGCATCAAGGCTATAAAACTGCCTACCCGTACACATGAGCTGTTCAA CCCACTGCTTCAGAGTCCGGTGAAAATGCGCGTGGAGGCGTTTGAGAATGCGGCAAATGCACAGAACATGCGTCCTAAGCGTGGAAAAGATCTG CAGGGCACTCCAGGATCAAACAACACTCCCAAAATTGGCAAGCTGCCTGCTCCGACTATGGGACGCTTTTTCACGCCCACTCAAACGAGCAGCACGCTTCCATTAAGCTCGGCGCAGCCCAAAAAGGGACCAGCCAGCGCGTCTAAGGCCACTTCTCTGATGAAGACTGCCACCGGTACGAACCTGAGGTCGGTCAACTCTACGTCCACAAAAACGCTGTCGCGCGAGAACAGCGGGGACGACTTCCGTAAGGGCCTGCACAACCTGGCGGAAGAGCGCAAGAAGCTGCGCGAGCAAAAACACCAGCTGGCTGCCCAGCAACGCGAAGCCAAGGAACGGGAGCGGGCAGAGCGTATGGCCAAGTTGGCCGCCGAGCGCGCCAAAAAGCAGGAGGAGCGAAAGCGGATTGAGGAGCGTAAGCGGCAAGAACTGGAGGAGTTGCAGCGGAAGATGCGCCAGCAAGAGGAAGCTGAGGCCCTCAAAAAGGCCAAGCtcaaggagctggagcagcagaagctgcagcagctaACCGGCGCCAAGCCCAAGAAGATGCTTCCGCCACCGCCGAAAACCAAGTACACCTGGGAGATGCTACACGAGGACGACTCCACTGACGACGAGGGAAAGGTTACCCACAAGCGTCCTCCCGCGCCCACCTGGAGTCGCA GCCACGTGAGGGGAGAGGCAATTGCTATGCAGAGCCACTGCCCAACCGACATCATCGACAGCTTCTTCTCGGTGGCGCCCACTACGCCGGACCTGAAGCAGATATTCCCGAACATCGACCCCAGCCAGCTGAAGCGAAACTCCAGCGTCCTGTGGTCCACGCCGCCACGTTATTCCGAGCTGCCGAAATACTAG